The Pyrenophora tritici-repentis strain M4 chromosome 8, whole genome shotgun sequence genome contains a region encoding:
- a CDS encoding CypX, Cytochrome P450, with product MELVLGTTAFLVLLMATCLYLLRSTKHTPQLPDTLPWVGCRDEVFSRTRACIRELTNGDRTRIDGYTKYSRKGQPFIIPDPGLKPQVMLPPDHVQWMLQLPDTVLGRQADNEKLGFRHMTNLMTKPDPVITETIRKDLTRNILKQHSDISDEIRRSIDATMGTEDSWVEINLIEAVETIVIRSHSRPLVGLPLCRSEKYVSAMRAMTSSWAKGSLALRYVPWFLRPLLGLLMSLPYKLYKTRALKIVLPMIIESMSNIEREIMDPAFSSESPDNFIKWMVTAALKAKSTAFTTPEDAAERFLIVVLALDSTSVALANMLLDLLSSKPELRYYEALRQESEMAFQAEKDWDDWASVNKLRLTDSAIRETLRLNPQAVRSRQREVLQKDGLKLPDGQHLPKGSWIGFSPTDIHFDERFYPDPETYDPFRFVAGNETLELEQRSISADVASKERMSSLMVATNKTFLSFGHGRHAW from the exons ATGGAACTCGTTCTGGGCACTACTGCTTTTCTGGTACTTCTGATGGCTACCTGTCTTTATCTTCTGCGGTCCACAAAACACACTCCGCAGCTTCCCGATACTCTACCGTGGGTAGGTTGCCGGGACGAGGTCTTCTCGAGGACAAGAGCATGTATTCGTGAGCTCACCAACGGTGATCGTACTCGTATCGATGGCTATACGAAG TACAGCAGAAAGGGCCAACCTTTTATCATTCCTGACCCCGGCCTCAAACCGCAAGTTATGTTGCCACCTGATCATGTTCAGTGGATGTTGCAGCTGCCAGATACCGTCCTGGGCCGGCAGGCTGACAACGAGAAATTGGGGTTTCGTCATATGACCAATCTGATGACGAAGCCAGACCCTGTGATAACCGAGACGATTCGTAAAGATCTAACTAGGAACATTCTGAAACAGCATTCTGATATCTCTGACGAAATACGTAGAAGCATTGATGCGACAATGGGGACTGAAGATTCGTGGGTCGAGATCAACCTTATTGAGGCCGTGGAAACGATAGTCATTAGATCTCATTCGCGTCCTCTGGTAGGCCTGCCCCTATGTCGCAGTGAAAAGTACGTATCAGCCATGAGGGCGATGACTTCCTCATGGGCCAAAGGCTCTCTCGCACTGAGGTATGTGCCCTGGTTCCTACGGCCACTTCTGGGACTCTTGATGAGCCTACCCTACAAGCTTTACAAGACAAGAGCATTGAAAATTGTTTTGCCAATGATTATCGAGTCCATGTCAAATATAGAGCGAGAAATAATGGATCCTGCGTTTAGCAGTGAGTCGCCAGACAACTTTATCAAATGGATGGTTACTGCTGCTTTGAAAGCTAAAAGCACTGCGTTTACTACTCCGGAGGACGCTGCGGAGAGATTCTTAATCGTT GTCCTAGCATTAGACTCTACATCCGTGGCCTTAGCAAATATGTTGCTCGATTTGCTGAGCTCAAAGCCTGAGCTACGTTACTACGAGGCCCTGCGCCAAGAGTCTGAAATGGCTTTCCAAGCTGAGAAGGATTGGGATGACTGGGCCAGTGTAAACAAACTGCGACTCACTGATAGTGCGATACGAGAAACCCTACGTCTCAATCCGCAAGCTGTGCGGAGTCGACAACGAGAGGTCCTACAGAAAGACGGACTGAAGCTGCCGGATGGTCAACATTTACCCAAAGGCTCTTGGATTGGATTTTCTCCTACTGATATTCACTTTGACGAGAGATTCTATCCAGATCCGGAAACGTACGATCCATTCCGATTCGTTGCAGGAAATGAAACTTTGGAGCTGGAACAACGCAGCATATCCGCTGATGTTGCCTCTAAGGAGCGGATGTCTTCGTTGATGGTCGCAACGAACAAGACGTTCCTTAGTTTTGGGCATGGCCGCCACGCATGGTGA